One genomic segment of Paraburkholderia aromaticivorans includes these proteins:
- a CDS encoding alpha/beta hydrolase family protein encodes MMHAAVRLLTIVTLLLGLMAPSVFAANVGFEEVKIPNGAEAPLTAGIWYPTNAPATPHVLGNFTQTVAADAPIAGNRLPLVVMSHGGGSWYGGHDDTALALAHAGFVVAALSHAGDTFDDQSRVLQLWRRPAQLHGLVDYMLDKWHGHAQLDAARVGAFGFSNGGFTVLVALGGVPDLSTIAPFCEAHPDQDLCEALEHAGVDLHIGANVPADAWVHDPRIRAAVIVAPAFGFAFSGARLSGVRAPVQLWSAADDRHQPHPYYDEAVRDNLPHAPDFHVVANAGHYDFLPPCDARLSRPRPEICSSLPSFDREAFHEQFNADVVRFFEATLR; translated from the coding sequence ATGATGCACGCCGCCGTGAGATTGCTGACCATTGTCACCCTGCTTCTGGGTCTGATGGCCCCGTCCGTCTTCGCGGCCAATGTCGGCTTTGAGGAGGTCAAGATACCGAATGGTGCTGAGGCGCCGCTCACTGCCGGCATCTGGTATCCGACTAATGCGCCGGCGACGCCACACGTCTTGGGCAATTTCACCCAGACTGTGGCAGCGGACGCACCCATCGCTGGCAATCGCCTGCCACTCGTGGTGATGTCGCACGGCGGCGGAAGCTGGTACGGCGGTCATGACGATACGGCTCTCGCGTTGGCTCACGCAGGCTTCGTCGTGGCAGCGCTCAGTCACGCCGGTGACACTTTCGACGATCAGAGCAGGGTGCTGCAACTGTGGCGCCGTCCTGCCCAGCTTCACGGGCTGGTTGATTACATGCTCGACAAGTGGCACGGGCACGCACAGTTGGATGCGGCGCGCGTCGGTGCGTTTGGCTTTTCCAACGGCGGCTTCACCGTGCTCGTGGCGCTAGGTGGTGTCCCGGATCTTTCGACAATCGCCCCGTTTTGCGAGGCTCATCCGGATCAGGATCTGTGTGAAGCCCTCGAGCACGCCGGCGTCGACCTCCATATCGGCGCGAATGTCCCCGCCGACGCCTGGGTCCACGATCCGCGCATCAGGGCCGCCGTTATCGTGGCGCCCGCGTTCGGGTTTGCGTTCAGCGGCGCGAGACTAAGCGGCGTTCGCGCCCCGGTCCAGCTCTGGAGCGCTGCCGACGATCGTCATCAGCCGCATCCCTACTATGACGAGGCCGTGCGCGACAACTTGCCCCACGCGCCCGACTTTCACGTTGTTGCCAACGCAGGCCACTACGACTTCCTGCCCCCCTGCGATGCGCGTCTTTCCCGGCCACGGCCGGAAATTTGCAGCAGCCTGCCGAGCTTCGACCGCGAGGCGTTTCATGAGCAATTCAACGCCGACGTGGTGCGGTTCTTTGAGGCAACGTTGCGATAG
- a CDS encoding dienelactone hydrolase family protein: MAASFIEVVAQDGGRFNAYVARPAQGSGPGLVLLQEIFGINDSMKATADRFAEEGYVVLVPDLFWRIKPGIALGYGEADMKQALDYLGQFDTDLAIDDIAATIAALRALPEQAGKVGTVGYCLGGKLAFLSAARTDVDCAVSYYGVGLEAYLDEVPAIRCPMVFHFPENDSHCPPPTRERISAALRTRPQIEQYVYPGCDHAFAAPARAQYDKPAAMMAYSRTLALLRKVLGPVYDLNALWEAHCYHEFATRDVDAVMPTMVAQPYVNHVPTMTGGVGHDNLKRFYTHHFVNSNPVDTKLIPISRTIGADRIVDEFIFSCTHSCEIDWLLPGVAPTGKYFEVPMLAVVCFRGDKLYNEHIYWDQASVLVQVGLLNPEGLPVAGIESARKLLDETLPSNQLMGSKSRV, encoded by the coding sequence ATGGCCGCCTCTTTTATCGAAGTCGTCGCCCAGGATGGCGGCCGGTTCAACGCCTACGTCGCGCGTCCGGCGCAAGGGTCGGGTCCGGGACTCGTGCTGCTGCAGGAAATTTTCGGTATCAACGACAGCATGAAGGCGACGGCCGACCGCTTCGCCGAAGAAGGTTACGTGGTGCTAGTGCCGGATCTGTTCTGGCGCATCAAACCGGGCATCGCGCTCGGTTATGGCGAAGCCGACATGAAACAGGCACTCGACTATCTCGGCCAGTTCGACACAGACCTTGCCATCGACGATATCGCCGCCACGATCGCGGCGTTGCGCGCCCTGCCCGAACAGGCGGGCAAAGTCGGCACGGTGGGTTACTGCCTTGGCGGCAAGCTCGCGTTCCTGAGCGCCGCGCGCACCGATGTCGACTGCGCGGTCAGCTACTACGGTGTGGGCCTCGAGGCGTACCTGGACGAAGTGCCGGCGATTCGCTGCCCGATGGTGTTTCACTTCCCCGAAAACGACTCGCACTGCCCGCCGCCAACCCGCGAGCGGATCAGCGCCGCGTTGCGCACGCGGCCGCAAATCGAGCAATACGTGTACCCGGGTTGCGATCACGCATTCGCCGCGCCGGCGCGCGCACAATACGACAAACCCGCCGCGATGATGGCGTACTCGCGCACGCTCGCGCTGCTGCGCAAGGTGCTCGGTCCGGTCTACGATCTCAACGCGCTGTGGGAAGCTCACTGCTACCACGAGTTCGCCACGCGCGACGTGGATGCGGTCATGCCGACCATGGTCGCGCAGCCCTACGTCAATCACGTTCCGACCATGACGGGTGGAGTCGGCCACGACAATCTGAAGCGCTTCTATACGCATCACTTCGTCAACTCGAATCCCGTCGATACGAAGCTGATTCCGATTTCGCGGACCATCGGTGCGGATCGCATCGTCGACGAATTTATTTTTAGCTGCACGCATAGCTGCGAAATCGACTGGCTGCTGCCCGGCGTCGCGCCGACCGGTAAGTATTTCGAGGTGCCGATGCTGGCAGTCGTGTGCTTTCGCGGCGACAAGCTCTATAACGAGCACATCTATTGGGATCAGGCTTCCGTACTCGTGCAGGTCGGCTTGCTGAACCCCGAGGGACTGCCCGTCGCCGGGATCGAAAGCGCGCGCAAGCTGCTCGACGAAACGCTGCCCTCGAATCAGTTGATGGGCAGCAAGTCACGCGTGTGA
- a CDS encoding DHA2 family efflux MFS transporter permease subunit: MTHSIHGNKRWLALVVLCLGVLMIVLDTTIVNVALPSIAADLGFTETSLVWVVNAYMLTFGGCLLLGGRLGDLYGHRKLFLIGITLFTLASLACGISNSQALLVCARAVQGVAGAIVSAVSLSLIMNLFTEPGERAKAMGVYGFVCAGGGSIGVLLGGLLTNLLNWHWIFLVNLPIGIAVYALCVALLPSARGHAHGERLDVAGAVSVTVSLMLAVYAVVNGNEAGWTSAQTLGLLFAALALLAVFLVIESRVQHPLMPLGLFRLRNVATANVVGVLWAAAMFAWFFISALYLQRVLGYRPLQVGLAFLPANLIMGFFSLGLSARVVMRFGLRIPLAAGLLVAACGLALFARAPVGGSFVLDVMPGMILLGFGAGIAFNPMLLAAMSDVDPSDSGLASGIVNTSFMMGGALGLAVLASLAAARSEAVQASSADAVAALNSGYHVAFLFGAIFAAVAGILGGVLLRTGHAGGTGVQEGGRSQQVSPTDKTATESY, encoded by the coding sequence ATGACCCATTCCATCCACGGCAACAAACGCTGGCTCGCACTGGTCGTGCTGTGCCTGGGCGTGCTCATGATCGTGCTCGATACCACGATCGTGAACGTTGCGCTGCCGTCCATCGCGGCGGATCTCGGCTTTACCGAGACTTCCCTCGTGTGGGTAGTCAATGCGTACATGCTGACGTTTGGCGGCTGTCTGCTGCTGGGTGGACGGCTCGGTGATCTGTATGGGCATCGCAAGCTGTTTCTTATCGGCATTACTTTGTTTACGCTCGCGTCGCTTGCTTGCGGGATTTCGAACTCGCAGGCGCTGCTGGTGTGTGCGCGTGCGGTTCAAGGCGTGGCGGGCGCCATCGTCTCGGCGGTTTCGCTGTCGCTCATCATGAATCTGTTCACCGAACCCGGCGAGCGCGCGAAAGCGATGGGCGTGTACGGGTTTGTGTGCGCGGGCGGCGGCAGCATCGGCGTGTTGCTCGGTGGGCTGCTGACCAATCTGCTGAACTGGCATTGGATCTTTCTCGTCAATCTGCCCATTGGTATTGCCGTGTACGCGCTCTGTGTCGCGCTGTTGCCTTCCGCGCGCGGTCATGCGCATGGCGAGCGACTCGATGTGGCCGGCGCAGTCTCCGTCACCGTTTCGCTGATGCTGGCTGTGTACGCCGTGGTGAATGGGAATGAAGCCGGATGGACTTCGGCGCAGACGCTCGGTTTGCTGTTTGCGGCGCTGGCTCTGCTGGCCGTGTTCCTGGTGATTGAATCGCGCGTGCAGCATCCGTTGATGCCGCTTGGCCTGTTCCGCCTGCGTAATGTCGCGACGGCAAATGTGGTCGGGGTGCTGTGGGCGGCGGCGATGTTCGCCTGGTTCTTTATCTCTGCGCTCTATCTGCAGCGTGTGCTCGGCTATCGCCCGTTGCAGGTCGGGCTTGCGTTTCTGCCGGCTAATCTGATTATGGGCTTCTTTTCGCTCGGGTTGTCGGCGCGGGTGGTGATGCGGTTTGGACTGCGTATTCCACTGGCCGCGGGACTGCTGGTCGCGGCTTGCGGTCTTGCGTTGTTCGCTCGCGCGCCGGTTGGCGGCAGTTTTGTGCTCGATGTCATGCCGGGGATGATTCTGCTGGGCTTCGGCGCAGGTATTGCGTTTAACCCGATGCTCCTCGCGGCTATGAGCGATGTCGATCCGAGTGATTCAGGGCTCGCGTCGGGGATCGTCAATACGTCGTTCATGATGGGTGGGGCGCTCGGGCTTGCGGTGCTGGCGAGTCTTGCCGCGGCGCGGAGTGAGGCAGTGCAGGCGTCGTCTGCGGATGCCGTGGCCGCGCTGAATAGCGGGTATCACGTCGCGTTTTTGTTTGGGGCGATTTTTGCGGCGGTGGCGGGGATTTTGGGCGGGGTGTTGTTGCGGACGGGGCACGCAGGAGGAACTGGGGTTCAGGAAGGTGGCCGCAGTCAGCAAGTGTCGCCCACAGATAAGACTGCAACAGAAAGTTATTGA
- a CDS encoding glutathione S-transferase: MLTVHHLNNSRSQRVLWLLEELGVPYEIKRYERDPKTMLAPPELRAVHPLGKSPVITDDGQTIAESGAIIEYLIGKYGQGRFAPAPGTPERLRYTYWLHYAEGSAMPPLLLKLVALRIASAPMPFFAKPIARKIAATLQSSFIDPQLKLHLGYINQELGKTGWFVGNDFTAADVQMSFPLEAATARGGMEGQIPAVVDFLKRIHARPAYQRALECGGKYELLGGD; this comes from the coding sequence ATGCTGACCGTTCATCATCTGAACAACTCCCGCTCGCAACGCGTCTTGTGGCTGCTCGAAGAACTTGGCGTTCCCTATGAGATCAAGCGTTACGAGCGCGATCCGAAAACGATGCTCGCGCCGCCCGAGTTGCGCGCGGTGCATCCGCTCGGCAAGTCGCCCGTCATTACCGACGATGGGCAGACAATCGCCGAATCGGGCGCGATCATCGAGTACCTGATCGGCAAATACGGGCAGGGACGCTTTGCGCCGGCGCCGGGCACGCCAGAGCGGCTGCGCTACACCTACTGGCTGCACTACGCGGAAGGTTCGGCGATGCCGCCCTTGCTGCTCAAGCTCGTGGCGCTGCGTATTGCCAGCGCGCCGATGCCGTTCTTCGCGAAGCCGATTGCCCGCAAGATCGCCGCCACGCTGCAATCGAGTTTCATCGATCCGCAGTTGAAACTGCACCTTGGCTATATCAATCAGGAATTGGGCAAAACCGGCTGGTTCGTCGGCAACGATTTCACCGCGGCGGACGTGCAGATGAGTTTCCCGCTCGAAGCCGCCACGGCCCGCGGCGGCATGGAAGGACAGATTCCGGCGGTGGTCGATTTTCTCAAGCGCATTCATGCAAGACCGGCTTATCAGCGGGCGCTGGAGTGTGGCGGGAAGTACGAACTGCTCGGCGGCGATTGA
- a CDS encoding AraC family transcriptional regulator produces MNPVGKALWFIESHFARELTLDEIANCGCVSRFHLARAFEAATGFSVMRYVRGRRLSEAARRLAGGAPDILAVAIDAGYGSHEAFTRAFREQFGLTPDALRARGHLDNLALVEPIKMDETLLTHLEPPRFEDGKAFLVAGLSERYTSETCAAIPSQWQRFGHYFGKVPGQIGNVAYGVCYNADDSGNIDYLCGVEVSDFSALPAELSRLRISPQRYAVFSHREHVSTIRRTWNTIWNQWLPASGHIPADAPNFERYDEKFDPVSGMGGLEIWLPLKS; encoded by the coding sequence ATGAACCCCGTTGGAAAAGCGCTCTGGTTTATCGAAAGCCACTTCGCCCGCGAATTGACGCTCGACGAGATCGCCAACTGCGGATGCGTGTCGCGCTTTCATCTGGCGAGGGCTTTCGAAGCGGCCACGGGGTTTTCGGTGATGCGCTATGTGCGCGGGCGTCGCTTGAGCGAAGCGGCGCGTCGGCTGGCAGGCGGCGCGCCGGATATCCTCGCGGTCGCCATCGACGCCGGTTACGGTTCTCACGAGGCATTCACGCGTGCATTTCGCGAGCAATTCGGGCTCACGCCCGACGCGCTGCGCGCGCGTGGTCATCTCGACAATCTCGCCCTCGTGGAGCCGATCAAAATGGACGAAACCCTGCTTACCCATCTCGAACCGCCGCGCTTTGAAGACGGCAAAGCGTTTCTCGTCGCGGGTCTGAGCGAGCGCTACACCAGCGAAACCTGTGCCGCGATTCCGTCGCAGTGGCAGCGGTTTGGTCACTACTTCGGCAAGGTGCCGGGGCAGATCGGCAATGTGGCGTATGGCGTTTGCTATAACGCGGACGACAGTGGCAATATCGATTATCTGTGCGGTGTTGAAGTGAGCGACTTCTCGGCATTGCCGGCTGAGCTGAGCCGTTTGCGCATTTCGCCGCAGCGGTATGCAGTGTTCAGCCATCGCGAGCATGTTTCGACTATCCGGCGCACGTGGAATACGATCTGGAATCAGTGGCTGCCGGCATCGGGCCATATTCCTGCCGACGCGCCGAATTTTGAGCGCTACGACGAGAAGTTCGATCCCGTCAGTGGGATGGGCGGCCTTGAGATCTGGTTGCCATTGAAGAGCTGA